In the genome of Populus trichocarpa isolate Nisqually-1 chromosome 6, P.trichocarpa_v4.1, whole genome shotgun sequence, one region contains:
- the LOC18100142 gene encoding uncharacterized protein LOC18100142, with protein MEIDKAIRESDDRRLKTKYNNAIYVIKRALALYSIEEVAFSFNGGKDSTVLLHLLRAGYFLHKMEQKCSNGGLTSFPIRTIYFESSAAFPEINSFTYDTASSYGLQLDIISSDFKSGLEKLLKANPIRAIFLGVRIGDPTAVGQEQFSPSSPGWPPFMRVNPILDWSYRDVWAFILTCKVQYCSLYDQGYTSIGSIHDTVPNALLSISDSCCKEKFKPAYLLSDGRLERAGRAKKFSSSINAVGNGSGSVDSHKSSLLVASVIAVGEEILFGTVEDQLGPSLRRKIHSIGWSVSQTVVVQNDKDSVAEEVERRKSTNDMVFIYGGVGPLHSDVTLAGVAKAFGVRLAPDEEFEEYLRHLISDHCTGDQNEMALLPEGITELLHHEKLAVPLIKCQNVIIFTATNATELDKEWDCLIELTRSCGFLPTMVPYVSKHLQTNLSDVETAQPLSKLCLEFPDLNIGCYRKSRKGPLIISFEGKDQTQIESAVESLCKLFHPGTFSGIH; from the exons ATGGAGATCGATAAAGCAATCAGAGAAAGTGATGATAGGAGGCTTAAAACCAAGTACAACAACGCCATTTATGTTATCAAAAGAGCTCTTGCTCTATACtc GATTGAGGAGGTTGCCTTCAGCTTCAATGGAGGAAAGGATTCAACA GTTCTACTGCACCTACTCAGGGCTGGCTATTTTTTGCATAAAATGGAGCAAAAATGCTCTAATGGGGGTCTGACTAGTTTCCCAATTCGAacaatatattttgaaagttCTGCTGCTTTCCCCGAAATCAACTCATTTACCTATGATACTGCATCAAG CTATGGTTTGCAACTAGATATCATTAGTTCAGATTTCAAGTCTGGCTTGGAAAAATTACTGAAGGCTAATCCAATTAGAGCTATTTTCCTTGGTGTTCGAATTGGTGATCCTACTGCG GTGGGCCAAGAACAGTTCTCCCCTAGTTCACCTGGATGGCCTCCATTTATGAGAGTGAATCCTATCTTGGATTGGTCTTACAG AGATGTTTGGGCTTTTATCCTAACCTGCAAGGTCCAGTACTGCAGTCTTTATGATCAGGG ATACACTTCAATAGGGAGCATACATGACACAGTTCCAAATGCATTGTTGTCCATCAGTGACTCCTGttgcaaagaaaaattcaaacccGCATACTTGCTTTCCGATGGAAGATTAGAAAGGGCAGGGAGAGCaaaaaagttttcttcttccattAATGCTGTTGGTAATGGCTCAGGGAGTGTGGATTCACATAAAAGCAGCTTGCTCGTAGCCTCAGTCATTGCTGTGGGGGAAGAGATTCT GTTCGGCACTGTTGAGGATCAACTGGGACCTTCATTGCGTAGAAAGATCCATTCCATTGGTTGGTCGGTATCACAAACTGTTGTTGTCCAGAATGAT AAAGATTCTGTGGCTGAAGAGGTTGAGCGACGGAAATCTACCAACGATATG GTTTTTATATATGGAGGGGTGGGCCCATTGCACTCTGATGTTACCTTAGCAGGTGTTGCAAAGGCTTTTGGGGTTCGTCTT GCTCCCGATGAAGAATTTGAAGAATATCTTAGGCATCTTATAAGTGATCATTGCACTGGTGATCAAAATGAG ATGGCACTGTTACCTGAAGGTATCACTGAGTTATTGCATCATGAAAAGCTGGCTGTACCTTTG ATTAAGTGCCAGAATGTAATCATTTTCACAGCAACAAATGCCACTGAATTGGACAAGGAGTGGGattgtttgattgaattaaCGAGATCCTGTGGCTTTTTGCCAACGATGGTACCTTATGTGTCAAAGCATCTACAGACAAATCTTTCAGAT GTTGAAACTGCCCAACCTCTGTCAAAACTCTGTCTTGAATTCCCAGATCTAAATATTG GGTGTTATCGCAAATCCAGAAAAGGGCCTCTAATAATTAGTTTTGAAGGCAAG GATCAGACACAGATTGAATCAGCTGTAGAATCACTATGCAAGTTGTTCCATCCAGGCACTTTCTCTGGGATTCACTAA